The proteins below come from a single Candidatus Polarisedimenticolia bacterium genomic window:
- a CDS encoding NapC/NirT family cytochrome c — MTLSTNKRLRVTGFLRVLAWSPLGLSGLGLAIVSGILLLLFAFAGPLGIETGPYFGIVAWILLPALFVLGLLLTPIGYLRARRRLSEGDAVQKLALPILDFNNPRLRRNLLLFVGLSFANLLILGMASYQGVHTMESNAFCGLTCHRVMEPEYTAFQFSPHASVKCVDCHVGPGATGFARAKLSGVRQLFSVVRGSYARPIPAPVENLRPARETCEACHWPAEDHGDRLRIRERYNDDEKSSRRTTVLLLHVGGAIKGGGEGHGIHWHMNLANEITYLPVDRERTKIPWVRLKDAAGRITEFSVADSGLSKEEIARAPKRTMDCIDCHNRPAHRFSLPEEAVDEAIRERGLDRNLPYLRREMISALKASYIDKSAAQRGIAESLAKFYRESYPEVSASSQAAIGKAAAAAQVIYERNVFPGMRVGWAVHPDHLGHEHAPGCFRCHDGEHKSSDGREISQDCGTCHTLLAVEEEEPPILKTLAGQ; from the coding sequence ATGACCCTCTCGACCAACAAGCGACTCCGCGTCACCGGCTTTCTGAGAGTTCTCGCCTGGAGCCCCTTGGGTCTCTCTGGGCTCGGGCTCGCGATCGTGTCGGGGATCCTTCTGCTCCTGTTCGCGTTTGCCGGACCGCTCGGAATCGAGACCGGACCCTATTTCGGAATCGTCGCCTGGATTCTGTTACCGGCCCTCTTCGTCCTCGGTTTGCTGTTGACGCCTATCGGTTACTTGCGCGCCCGCCGGCGGCTGTCGGAAGGCGACGCCGTGCAGAAACTTGCGTTGCCGATCCTGGATTTCAACAATCCGCGTCTTCGTCGGAACCTCCTCCTCTTCGTTGGACTCAGCTTCGCCAACTTGCTGATTCTTGGCATGGCGTCGTATCAAGGCGTGCACACCATGGAGTCCAACGCCTTCTGCGGCTTGACCTGCCATAGAGTCATGGAACCGGAGTACACCGCTTTCCAGTTCTCGCCGCATGCGAGCGTGAAATGCGTGGATTGTCACGTCGGACCCGGCGCCACCGGTTTCGCGCGTGCGAAGCTCTCCGGAGTGCGGCAGCTCTTCTCCGTGGTCCGAGGAAGCTATGCTCGTCCCATTCCAGCGCCCGTCGAGAACCTTCGTCCGGCGCGCGAGACCTGTGAGGCCTGCCACTGGCCGGCCGAGGATCATGGAGATCGCCTCCGGATCCGGGAGCGCTACAACGATGACGAAAAATCATCCAGGCGTACGACGGTGCTGCTTCTCCACGTCGGCGGCGCCATCAAGGGAGGAGGCGAAGGACACGGAATCCATTGGCACATGAATCTCGCGAACGAGATCACCTATCTCCCTGTCGATAGGGAGAGGACCAAGATTCCGTGGGTGAGGCTCAAGGACGCTGCGGGGAGGATCACCGAGTTCTCGGTCGCCGATTCAGGCTTGTCGAAGGAAGAGATTGCCAGGGCACCCAAGCGAACAATGGACTGTATCGACTGCCATAATCGCCCGGCCCACCGCTTCAGCCTGCCCGAAGAGGCCGTGGACGAAGCAATCCGTGAGCGTGGGCTGGATCGGAACCTTCCTTACTTGAGACGCGAGATGATATCGGCGCTGAAGGCGTCCTATATCGACAAGTCAGCGGCACAGCGTGGAATCGCCGAGTCTCTCGCGAAATTCTATCGGGAGAGTTATCCGGAAGTCTCCGCCAGCTCCCAAGCAGCGATCGGTAAAGCCGCCGCGGCGGCGCAGGTCATCTACGAGCGAAACGTTTTCCCCGGAATGAGGGTGGGATGGGCCGTCCATCCGGATCACCTCGGCCACGAACACGCTCCGGGTTGCTTCCGATGCCACGATGGTGAGCACAAGAGTTCTGACGGCAGGGAGATCAGCCAGGACTGCGGGACGTGTCATACCCTGTTGGCGGTCGAGGAGGAGGAGCCGCCGATTCTGAAAACGCTCGCAGGGCAGTAG
- a CDS encoding multiheme c-type cytochrome, with amino-acid sequence MKRFGALTLTSLAAFAALGLCLSEAGAAGAAHKFVGSEKCKLCHNSPAKGAQYSKWAQSKHAQAFATLGTEEAKKVGAAKGIADPQKAPECLKCHVTGYGAPAQMLTDKYKAEEGVGCESCHGAGGDYYSMAVMKDHAQAAAAGLVVPSEETCKHCHNPENPTHKGFDFATASAKIAHPNPQKPAGK; translated from the coding sequence ATGAAGCGGTTCGGCGCGTTGACCCTGACGAGTCTTGCGGCCTTCGCGGCGCTTGGGTTGTGTTTGAGCGAAGCGGGGGCAGCCGGCGCGGCGCACAAGTTCGTGGGCTCAGAGAAATGCAAGCTGTGCCACAACTCGCCGGCGAAGGGAGCGCAGTACAGCAAGTGGGCCCAGTCGAAGCACGCTCAGGCCTTCGCCACACTCGGCACCGAAGAAGCGAAGAAAGTGGGGGCAGCCAAGGGGATCGCCGATCCGCAGAAAGCTCCCGAATGTCTCAAGTGCCACGTGACCGGCTACGGGGCCCCGGCCCAGATGCTGACCGACAAGTACAAGGCGGAGGAAGGTGTCGGATGCGAGTCCTGCCACGGCGCCGGCGGAGACTACTATTCCATGGCCGTCATGAAGGATCATGCGCAGGCGGCAGCGGCGGGATTGGTTGTGCCGTCCGAGGAGACTTGCAAGCACTGCCACAACCCTGAAAATCCGACGCACAAGGGATTCGACTTCGCGACCGCCAGCGCGAAGATTGCGCATCCGAATCCCCAGAAGCCGGCTGGCAAGTAA
- a CDS encoding DUF2934 domain-containing protein, with protein MRNKSKPGVVKGASRQRPSFQDEGMRHEMIARKAYELYERRGGEPGHEFEDWLEAERQIAAEAHPDRKPQSAA; from the coding sequence ATGCGAAACAAATCGAAGCCAGGCGTCGTGAAAGGCGCCTCGCGCCAAAGGCCCTCTTTTCAGGACGAAGGGATGCGTCACGAGATGATCGCCCGCAAGGCCTACGAACTCTACGAGAGGAGGGGGGGCGAGCCCGGGCACGAGTTTGAGGATTGGCTCGAGGCGGAGAGGCAGATCGCGGCCGAAGCGCATCCGGACAGGAAGCCGCAGTCCGCGGCCTGA
- a CDS encoding radical SAM protein produces METDIRRNPALLKLDLYCRGMRLDDSCYVVEDGGRQILRTRAGLGSGLELILPGGLWTNVPVTEKFAAASPYVLYREQGRYVLRRHRERSSVASASFIPSSRSEEGIPVRLAPRPAWYERSTSSGKPMTRIGTLQGTYLGIYQAKVCEYWTEKPKVNCRFCSVGLNLGVDDDTEKSVDEVMEVVRAAREESEITYVDFNTGHYEGDTYLDILEPFLRRVKEETGLLAGVQTPPHHDLKRYDYLRDLGVNRASFCFEIFDEEIFKKFCPGKAREYGLSRYLGAVEYCARLSRAGWEPWVSNGEIIAGLEPPASSIAAIDWIASVGAIPTVCVFRPLTGTDMEDFAPPKTEELVPLFRRLYEACMEKDLPIGVAPNVHVSLVLLPEECRHLMDNPRKYWWKELRLRALSKAFAMRFQRRVERRLRYSRRPETSRDLSAALARPSLPPRVDP; encoded by the coding sequence TTGGAAACGGACATCCGGCGCAACCCGGCCCTCCTGAAACTCGACCTCTACTGCCGCGGCATGCGTCTCGACGACTCGTGCTACGTCGTGGAGGACGGAGGCCGCCAAATCCTCCGGACCCGGGCGGGCCTGGGCTCGGGCCTCGAGCTGATCCTTCCCGGCGGGTTGTGGACCAACGTCCCGGTCACCGAGAAATTCGCGGCCGCGTCTCCCTACGTGCTCTACCGCGAGCAGGGGCGGTACGTTCTCCGCCGCCACCGCGAGCGCTCCTCCGTCGCCAGCGCCTCTTTCATTCCTTCGTCCCGGAGCGAGGAAGGGATCCCGGTGCGCCTCGCGCCGCGGCCCGCCTGGTACGAGCGCTCGACGTCGAGCGGCAAGCCGATGACCCGGATTGGGACTCTGCAGGGCACTTACCTCGGCATCTACCAGGCCAAGGTCTGCGAGTATTGGACCGAGAAACCGAAGGTCAACTGCAGATTCTGCTCGGTGGGATTGAACCTCGGAGTCGACGACGACACCGAGAAATCGGTGGACGAGGTGATGGAGGTGGTACGCGCGGCGCGCGAGGAGTCGGAGATCACCTACGTCGATTTCAACACGGGGCACTACGAAGGCGACACTTACCTGGACATCCTCGAGCCGTTCCTGCGGCGGGTGAAGGAGGAGACGGGACTCCTGGCGGGAGTACAGACCCCTCCGCATCACGACTTGAAACGCTACGACTACCTGCGCGACCTGGGAGTCAACCGCGCCTCCTTCTGCTTCGAGATCTTCGACGAGGAGATCTTCAAGAAGTTCTGCCCGGGCAAGGCGCGGGAATACGGGCTTTCGCGTTATCTCGGGGCGGTCGAGTATTGCGCCCGCCTGTCGCGGGCCGGCTGGGAGCCCTGGGTCTCCAACGGCGAGATCATCGCCGGGCTGGAGCCCCCCGCCTCCTCGATCGCCGCCATTGACTGGATCGCCTCGGTCGGCGCTATCCCGACCGTCTGCGTCTTCCGTCCCCTCACCGGCACCGACATGGAGGATTTCGCTCCCCCGAAGACGGAGGAGCTCGTGCCGCTCTTCCGCCGCCTCTACGAGGCCTGCATGGAGAAGGATCTTCCCATCGGCGTCGCGCCGAACGTGCACGTGAGCCTGGTCCTGCTGCCGGAGGAGTGCCGCCACCTCATGGACAATCCGCGAAAGTACTGGTGGAAGGAGCTTCGCCTGCGCGCGCTCTCGAAAGCCTTCGCCATGCGCTTCCAGAGACGCGTGGAGCGCAGGCTCCGCTACTCCCGGCGTCCCGAAACCTCGCGCGATCTCTCCGCCGCGCTCGCCCGTCCCTCCCTGCCCCCTCGCGTCGACCCCTGA